The DNA window AAATGGTTGttctaattataatatatatatatatatatataactcaaATGagtgaatatttatattttcaatttttttttttttttttataaataaatttgtcattataattttattctatttaagaaaaaatataaatatacaatttttatCACTaaatcgtaaaaaaaaaaaatatatgttgcctaaaaatgtaatttaccaaagaaaaaaaattatctaataaatgAGGCGAAGTCTTTAACTGTCACTATCCTCTGGAATTTGGAATCATCGGCGTCATCGGAAAATCAAATTAACGTCCGTAACAACCGAGCTTCTTCCATGGCGGTCTCCGGCGAGGGGAACAGGACTTAATTCTTGATTGAACGTTCTCGAACTCGGAGTACGGACAAGGAATTGTGATTCCACCTTGATGTTGAAATCCGTACTCCTTCTCTGCCTCTTTCAGAAGCTGTTCGAACAGAGGATGGCTGAAGTAGATCACCGGCACCAGAACTCGGTGAAACTCGCCGTCGTTCTGGCCGACGTAGACGGCCAAGTGACCTTTCGGAACCACTGTGGATTTCTCTTCCGTGTCGCGATCTAACGGTACGTAACTCAATCTCTTTCTACTCGAACAGATCGATTTCGCTCCGTCCGTCAATCGCCTTCCCCAACTTAACAGCCTGGCGATCGGCTTGGATGAACGTCCGGAGGATAACGAGGAGTATCCAGATCGCCTCCGCCGTCGTATCTGGAGAATCCAATTCGAGATCCGCCGGATGTGTTTGCCGAGTTTCAATCCTCTGATTCGTCTCATCGCGGCGATAAAAACGAGGAAAAACCGAAGAGCAGAAAGaggaaaatcaagaacatcaaAACGATTGAGAAAACGGCCAAGGATCGGCGGTGGACATGGAGAGGCAGATTTCAGAAATCGAAGTCGGAATGTTCGACATGTTCGTCCAAATTCCAGAAGAAACGATTCATCGGAAAATCACAGAGATACAAATCCAATCAAGAGAAAACCAGGTACGATTGATGAACAACAAGAACACATAGATAGATAATTACATTCAATCAAAAAACGAAATCAAATACGATTAATTGATGAACAAAAAGTAACAGAGTTAAGAACTGaaatgaaatttagaaatcGATTTACATGAGGTCAAGAGAGGAAGGTGGAGGACGCGGAAGGGATTTGAATTTCAGCAACAGGCCATTAGAGCTCAAAGAAGGAATAGTCTTAAAAGGATGGAGAGTTGggctaaacttttaaaacacCTTGAGGTTGATGGCAATATATAATGGGCTAAAGCTCacatatctattagcggtgggcttaagctCTTACAAATGTTATAAGAGCCCAAcattgagcggtgtgccagcgagacattccttataaagagtgtggaaatctttccctagtagacataaCAGATAAGCTAGGGTTGTTACATATATAGACACCGAACGTGCCAACAAGGCAatcaagggtgtggaaacctctccctagcagatataATGGCCCAAAACGGACAATGTCGGCTAGTAGTGGACTTATGGACTTAGGCCGTTACATATATAGACATcaggcagtgtgtcagcgaggcatttaagggtgtggaaagtgtgtcagcgaggcatttaagggtgtggaaacctcccctaaCAGACCTAACAAATCAAGGCAGTCAATATCAGCTAGTTACATATATAATGATTTTAGGTCGATATCAAACACcctctaattttattttcatagatTTTCTAATGGAGGGAACTTGGCGTTTTGGAAGACAAATGGACGCCCACTTGGTTCCGAAGCTCTTtaattttagctttgttgactACAACTCGATAGGACTAGATGGCTTTAGGGTTCATCTTGTCGGTTATTACTCATTTAAGCTAGATGACTTCTAGTCTCACTAGAGTCCGCTACAACTACTCGACTTATTTTTTGTCTCACCTCAGTCTAATTTACCAGGTGTACTATAACTATTTATGTCGGTAATGTTCAAATAACGAGCTATTAAAAACTCGTtaaagtgaaataaataatatgttgttaaaaatgagttgaaataaataaaataattgttttaaaatacattataaaaaatataaaataaaagtatgaTAAGTTTGGCATATCTGataaggtttcgattttagaatcagattaaaaaaataataataataaaataaaagtcaaagtcaaaagtcaaaagtGTAGTTTGACTATTTCAACCCAGTTGATTGTTTCCATAAAATTGCATGGTTTAATGGGACACGTAAGCACTCCTTcgaattattaattatatttcatttaagagaatatttttatttttagatattttcattttgcaataatttgaagaatttcctttttttagacaaataataataataataataaataattaattaattaaaaaaagtgttttgGAATATATTGAAGGGGTTAGCTCATAATATTTCGATGTTTAAGTTAGTGGTGGACGGGAATTTTGATAGTCGTATACTTGATTACAATATATCCGACTCCTCCTAGGAcgaagattttgatttttattgatgaaagGTAGCAGATATGAAAGCAATTCTcggttatttaaaaaataaaaacatgcaATTCACAACAATCACGGCAAGATCTGCGTAAAGGATCTCAACATAGATGAAAACGAGAAAGTAGAAAGAGATTAAAATTACCGAGATCCATATGCAAAATAGTAGAGAGATATATGTTAGATCCTAGAGTTCTATATAATCCCCGAGGATCAACGTGGCGGTTTTCTTCTCAGGACAACACCACTATGTGATAAGTCGAGCCCATAATCAAGACCACATAATTACCGTGTCACTTGAGTAGATTAGCTGACGATTTACACAACCTAGGTTGGATAAAACCCACCTCGACCATGACCTAGTTGGCCCTAATCAAGGCACACCCACGAGCTTTCAGCTTGTGGCTTGTCATACCCAAGACCTATTTGGGTCTCGTGTTAGGTTTTGATGATCGAACTTTAGTTTAATTCATCTTGAACCCAGATTGGTTGCCTTCGCACTGGCCTTTTTTGTTTCCTGGACTGGAATTCACTCGTAACAATAttcaacacaaaattaaaagtttatagacCTATTAAACATTAAAGGACAAACCTCGTGATATAACTTAACTATAAACTAACTTCAACGCTTACAAGTTGAGAATCAACGACACTACTTATTTTGAAAAGTCAAACTCGAACAGCAAGAAGTGTGAGACTCCACATGGgctggagagaggaacgaagcatttcttgtaagggtgtggaaacctctccttaatagacgcgttttaaaaccgtgagactgacgacagtacgtaacgggtcaaagcgaacaatatcagctagcggtggacttgaacgATTACAAAAGGAATATTGCTTGACCTATCATATCGGGAATTTATGTTCTAGAAATAGGTCGAAGTAACAacctttgaaatttttggccattcaacataaaatttaaatgtctttattaaaattaaaatggaattaTATTATTAGGAAAATAGTTAGAGGTCATAATAATACgttaccatttttcttttttttcaaagtattttaattaaataattaatgaaaattttaagtttaaaatattttaaaaatattattaaaaatttaataatatttttttaaaaatttttaaagtttatttttattaatttaatatttaataaatgaatagaAAACCCTAATTACGTCTGTGAAATCTGTCGACTTCCATGGAGGGATAAATACctgaaatttagggttttattgGTGAAACGAATCCGGAGGTTGAAGACAATGGCGAAGTTCAATGTAGTTCAGAAGCAGAGACGAGCTCATATAGCTCAGAGTAAGAGGGCTGCCCATGGTGATCCCTTAACGAAGAAGCTGAAGATCAAGCAACAACCTACTTATGTATCCAGCAAGCGTAAGCGCAAGTTGATGCAGAAGAAACGCCGAGTATGGTTTCTATAAGCTTTGCGCTTGTTTCTGCGTGTGAATTTCTGCTAATATTGCAATTAAAAGCATCTGTGTTGcggattgatttttttttttttttttttttccttcgcTTCGTACTAATT is part of the Cucurbita pepo subsp. pepo cultivar mu-cu-16 chromosome LG03, ASM280686v2, whole genome shotgun sequence genome and encodes:
- the LOC111791294 gene encoding auxin-responsive protein SAUR36-like, with product MRRIRGLKLGKHIRRISNWILQIRRRRRSGYSSLSSGRSSKPIARLLSWGRRLTDGAKSICSSRKRLSYVPLDRDTEEKSTVVPKGHLAVYVGQNDGEFHRVLVPVIYFSHPLFEQLLKEAEKEYGFQHQGGITIPCPYSEFENVQSRIKSCSPRRRPPWKKLGCYGR